The genome window AGGCGGCCGACATCATCTCCAAGCGGCGCGTATCGCTGGACATCGGGCCGACGCGCCATGGCATCACGCGCGGCGAAACGGTGTACTTCTTCGATCCGAGCGGCAACCGCAACGAGGTGTTCGCCGGCGGCTATACCTGGTACCCGGACAAACCGGTGATCAAGTGGACGGCCGAGGAGCTGGGCACGGGCATCTTCTACCACGACCGCAAGCTCAACGAGAAATTCCTGAGCGTGTTTACCTGAGTCGCGCGGGCGCGTATCCTCGCCCTCCTGACTGTATCTGGCGCCTACCCCGCGAGACGATCATGAACCTGGATTCCGCCCCCGCCGCCGCGCCGTCCGCGCTCCCGCATGACTGCCGGAACCAGGCCGGCGGCGCCCGGCCGACGCCGCGTCCGGCCTGAACATGCAGCTCCACCAGCTCCGGGCCTTCGCGGCGGTGGCCGAGGCGGGCAGCATCAGCGCCGCGGCCAAGCTGCTGGACCTGACCCAGCCCGCCATCACGCGGGCCTTGCAGCAACTGGAGCTGTCGGTGGGCGCCACGCTGCTGACGCGGTCGGCGCACGGCGTCGAGCTGACCCCCTACGGACAGGCCCTGCTGGAACACGCCCGTTTCATCGTGCGCGCGGCGGCCGACGCCCACACCCACATCCGGCAACTGGTCGGCGACCTGTCGGGCAAGCTGTCCATCGCCTCGTCGGCGGCGCCGTTCGCGCTGGTGGTGCCGCGGGCGATCGAGATCATGCGGCTGCGCTTCCCCGACGTTTACATCCATCTGCAGGAAGCCACCTACCCCACGGTCATGGACCTGTTCCGCGAGAAGGGCCTGGACTTCGCCATCGGCCCGCTGCCCGCGGGCGGCCCCGGCGAAGGCTATAGGCACGATCCGCTGTTCACACTGGACCTGGTGGTGGCGGTGCGGCATGGCCACCCCAAGGCGCGGGCGAAGTCGCTGCGGGCACTGGCCGACGTGCCCTGGCTCGTTACCGGGCCTGCCGACGGACCGGGCATGGTCATCGAGCGGTCCTTCGTCGACGCCGGCCTGCCGCCGCCCCAGTGCGTCATGCATTGCGAATCCGTGGGCGGCGCCATCCAGATCATCGAGCACGGCAACATCGCCAGCTTCGTGCCGCGCTACCTGGCCGAGGAAGCGCAGGCCGGGGGCATGCTGGCCATCGTGCCGGTGGCCGAGACCCTGCCGTCGCTGACGATTTCCGCGTTCATGCCGGTGCAGAAGATCCTGAGCCCGGCGGGGCAGGCGCTGTATTCGGCCATCCACAGCATCAGCCGCAGCCTGCGGCCCCAGGGCGCCTGATCCTCCCCGTTGTTTCCGTTCAGGAAATAACAAGTTTGCGCCCGGCGGGGTGTCCAAACCGGCCGTCGATGCCTACCATTTCGCCATCGATCAGCCAGACAGGACTCAAGATGACGGATATCGTCCCCACCGGAAAGATACTCGGGGCCACGGTGCGCGGCCTGGACCTTTCCCGGCCGCTTTCGGAGCAGGATTTCGCCACGCTGCTGGCGGCGCTGGGCACGCACGGCGTCCTGCGCTTTCCGGCGCAATCGATCACGCCGGCGCAGCTGCGGGATTTCTCGGCCCGTTTCGGCGGCCTGCAGCGGACGGTGTCGGACGCCAACGAGCCCGGCATTCCCGAGGTCAGCATTCTTTCCAATATCGTCGAGAACGGCCGGCTGATCGGCATCGCCGACGCCGGCCAGGACTGGCACACCGACATGTCCTACAACCCGACCGTGGGTTTCGTGAACGTGCTGCACGCCCTGAAGGTGCCGCGCCGCGACGGCCGCGCGCTGGGATCGACCAGCTTCGCCAACATGCACGCCGCCTGCGAGGACCTGCCCGCCGACGTCAAGCGCGAGCTGGAGGGCGCCACCGCGGTCCACGACTTCAACAAGTTCTGGGAAAACATGCGGGCGCGGCCCGGCAGCGAGCGGCCGCCGCTCACGCCCGAGCAGCGCGCCAAGCGGCCGCCGTCGACGCACCCGGTGTTCCTGACCCACCCGATCACCGGACGCAAGGTGCTGTACTGCAATCCCGGCTACGCCATCCGGATCAACGAACTCGATGCGCGCCGCAGCGACGAGATGCTGGAATTCCTGTTCGCGCACCAGTTGCAGGCCAAGTACCAGTGCACCCACGAATGGACCGAGGGCGACGTGCTGATGTGGGACCACATCGGAACGCTGCACAACGCCTGGCCCGACTACCTGCCCCACGAGCACCGGCTGATCAAGCGCTGCCAGGTCATGGCCGACCGCATCTTCGATCCGTCCTTCCTGCCGGCCGCGATCCGCCCCGCGCGCGCCGCGGCCGCGCACTGAGCGCGCCATGGCCCTGTTCGATCGCGGCATCGGCCGCGCCCAGTCCATCGACGACCTGCGGGCGGCGGCGCGCCGCCGCCTGCCCAGGCTGGTGTTCGATTTCTTCGACGGCGGCGCCGAGAGCGAAGCCACGCTGGCCGACAACCGCCAGGCCTTTGAGCGCGTGCGCCTGCTGCCGCGCGCCCTGGTGGACGTATCCCGGGTTTCCACCCGCTGCACCGTGCTGGGCGCGCCGGCCGACTACCCGCTGGCCATCGCCCCCACAGGCGGCGTCGGCTACGGCCGCCACGGCGGCGACCTGGCCATCGCCAAGGCCGCCGCGCGGCACGGCATCCCCTATACCCTGTCGACCAGCGCCACGGCGTCGATCGAGGAAGTCGCGCGCGAGGCGCCCGGCCGCCTGTGGTTCCAGGCCTACGTGCTGAAGAACCAGGACTTCTTCCACGGCCTGATCGAGCGCGCGCGGGCGGCGGACTACGAGGCGCTGGTCATCACCGTCGACCTGCCGGTGGGCGGCAAGCGCGAGCGCGACGTGCGCAACGGTTTCCGCACTCCCTTCCGGCTCACATACCGCAGCTTTGGCGACGTCGCGGCTCACCCCCGCTGGGCGCTGGCGCTGCTGCGCCACGGCATGCCGGTGAACAAGAACCTGATCGGCCTGCAGCGCGACGTGACCTCGGTGGCGGGACTGGCCTCGGCGGTGGGGCGCAACTACGATCCCTCGTTCGACTGGGACCGCCTGGCGCAGGTACGCGACCGCTGGCCGCGCAAGCTGATCGTCAAGGGCATCCTGCGCCCGGACGACGCCGACCGGCTGGTGCGGCTGGGCGCCGACGCCGTGGTGGTGTCCAATCATGGCGGACGCCAGCTCGACGGCGCCTGCGCGACGCTGGACGCATTGCCCGGCGTGGCGGACGCGGTGGGCGGCCGCATCCCGGTCTGGCTGGACGGCGGCGTGCGGCGCGGCGTGGACATCCTGAAGGCGCGGGCGCTGGGCGCCGAAGGCGTGCTGGTCGGACGCGCGACGCTGTACGGCGCGGTCGCGGGCGGCGAACCGGGCGCGAACCGGGCCTTGCAGATCCTGACCGAAGAACTGGTGCGCGCGATGAAGCTGTGCGGCGCGCCCCGCATCGAGGACATCGACGAAACCCTCCTGGCGCGCCCGCCGCGCCAGGCAACCCACGAAGGACGGACATGCGCTGGCTGAGATACACGGATTC of Pigmentiphaga sp. H8 contains these proteins:
- a CDS encoding alpha-hydroxy acid oxidase gives rise to the protein MALFDRGIGRAQSIDDLRAAARRRLPRLVFDFFDGGAESEATLADNRQAFERVRLLPRALVDVSRVSTRCTVLGAPADYPLAIAPTGGVGYGRHGGDLAIAKAAARHGIPYTLSTSATASIEEVAREAPGRLWFQAYVLKNQDFFHGLIERARAADYEALVITVDLPVGGKRERDVRNGFRTPFRLTYRSFGDVAAHPRWALALLRHGMPVNKNLIGLQRDVTSVAGLASAVGRNYDPSFDWDRLAQVRDRWPRKLIVKGILRPDDADRLVRLGADAVVVSNHGGRQLDGACATLDALPGVADAVGGRIPVWLDGGVRRGVDILKARALGAEGVLVGRATLYGAVAGGEPGANRALQILTEELVRAMKLCGAPRIEDIDETLLARPPRQATHEGRTCAG
- a CDS encoding LysR family transcriptional regulator gives rise to the protein MQLHQLRAFAAVAEAGSISAAAKLLDLTQPAITRALQQLELSVGATLLTRSAHGVELTPYGQALLEHARFIVRAAADAHTHIRQLVGDLSGKLSIASSAAPFALVVPRAIEIMRLRFPDVYIHLQEATYPTVMDLFREKGLDFAIGPLPAGGPGEGYRHDPLFTLDLVVAVRHGHPKARAKSLRALADVPWLVTGPADGPGMVIERSFVDAGLPPPQCVMHCESVGGAIQIIEHGNIASFVPRYLAEEAQAGGMLAIVPVAETLPSLTISAFMPVQKILSPAGQALYSAIHSISRSLRPQGA
- a CDS encoding TauD/TfdA family dioxygenase produces the protein MTDIVPTGKILGATVRGLDLSRPLSEQDFATLLAALGTHGVLRFPAQSITPAQLRDFSARFGGLQRTVSDANEPGIPEVSILSNIVENGRLIGIADAGQDWHTDMSYNPTVGFVNVLHALKVPRRDGRALGSTSFANMHAACEDLPADVKRELEGATAVHDFNKFWENMRARPGSERPPLTPEQRAKRPPSTHPVFLTHPITGRKVLYCNPGYAIRINELDARRSDEMLEFLFAHQLQAKYQCTHEWTEGDVLMWDHIGTLHNAWPDYLPHEHRLIKRCQVMADRIFDPSFLPAAIRPARAAAAH